One stretch of Podospora bellae-mahoneyi strain CBS 112042 chromosome 2, whole genome shotgun sequence DNA includes these proteins:
- a CDS encoding hypothetical protein (COG:B; EggNog:ENOG503P206): MAKPAHRLAFKFSPILWSCFFLTINHVSALQTTCPNPLLSPLYAAPKQSPLLVDDESDSFDIPNLPWTHQPLCSTSFSDIPGEKFCVFSSASYNLGAGVSFLTTPETAAGLVVAIDRAADHWLERRHFKPQEEFQHPDLPYAIISIPGKGKGVIATRKISRFETIMRAFPAVIADNAFFPREEEDEAGVKFKVTEGGTRKATPAGESVRARGFVKGRKYYQRALEQMGDRQRVLNLARSRKGEMHVLEDVIRTNAFGMTVNGRDCKGLYPEIARMNHACDPNAFPRFTSNDLVMSAVATRDIMPGEEITISYIPLGMPTSYRAKSLGNWHFNCTCALCTAPAEAREASDSRRERLMELFYAMQDSETQYDALVDWTREFIELAQVERLITKIGEYYQVFMKLYYDKGDPESAKKYGEAALYFAEIFSDTEGGFCTSLREDLQVVEKVLAESKAKSG; the protein is encoded by the exons atggctA AACCCGCACACCGTCTAGCCTTCAAGTTTTCACCCATACTTTGGTCTTGTTTCTTCCTAACTATCAACCATGTTTCTGCCCTTCAGACCACATGTCCCAATCCTCTACTCTCCCCACTATATGCTGCACCGAAGCAGTCACCTCTTTTAGTGGATGACGAATCAGATTCCTTTGACATTCCCAATCTGCCGTGGACCCACCAACCTCTCTGCTCAACGTCCTTCTCCGACATTCCAGGCGAGAAGTTTTGTGTCTTTTCGTCCGCGTCGTACAATCTAGGGGCTGGAGTTTCCTTTCTGACAACTCCAGAAACTGCTGCTggcctggtggtggccatCGACAGAGCTGCGGACCATTGGCTAGAGAGAAGACATTTCAAACCCCAGGAGGAGTTTCAACATCCCGATCTGCCATACGCCATCATCTCTATTCCcggaaagggaaaaggagtTATCGCAACCAGAAAGATCAGCCGGTTTGAAACCATCATGCGCGCTTTTCCTGCCGTGATTGCGGATAACGCTTTCTTCCCccgggaagaggaggacgaagcaGGTGTCAAATTCAAGGTGACAGAGGGAGGCACGCGCAAGGCCACACCGGCAGGAGAATCTGTGAGAGCAAGAGGTTTTGTAAAAGGTAGAAAATATTACCAGCGAGCGTTGGAGCAAATGGGGGACAGACAACGGGTTTTGAACCTGGCGAGGAGCAGAAAAGGTGAAATGCATGTGCTGGAAGATGTGATCCGGACCAATGCCTTTGGCATGACAGTCAACGGTCGTGATTGCAAAGGGCTGTATCCCGAGATTGCG AGGATGAACCACGCTTGTGATCCCAA TGCCTTTCCACGCTTCACCTCCAACGATTTGGTCATGTCGGCGGTCGCAACGAGAGATATCATGCCGGGAGAAGAGATCACCATTAGCT ATATCCCGCTGGGCATGCCCACGTCATACCGTGCCAAATCGCTGGGCAACTGGCATTTCAACTGCACCTGTGCACTTTGCACGGCCCCGGCCGAGGCCAGAGAGGCATCCGACTCTCGTCGCGAGCGGCTGATGGAGCTGTTTTATGCCATGCAGGACTCGGAGACCCAATATGACGCTTTGGTAGATTGGACCCGAGAGTTCATCGAGCTGGCACAGGTGGAAAGGCTTATTACCAAGATTGGGGAATACTACCAGGTTTTCATGAAGTTATACTATGATAAAGGGGACCCGGAGAGCGCGAAAAAGTACGGAGAGGCTGCATTGTACTTTGCCGAGATCTTTTCAGACACCGAGGGTGGATTTTGTACCAGTCTGAGAGAAGACTTGCAAGTAGTCGAGAAGGTTCTTGCAGAAAGCAAGGCAAAGTCGGGGTAA
- a CDS encoding hypothetical protein (EggNog:ENOG503NZDP; COG:S), whose product MVKNIDPIVYPGQYRSHMHSFFGSDAVTKNLPTTADREKGCASGENPNDLSVYWIPTLYYVRGPTDSVEVNPGMFSTYYENIDKAEIPYSQDLFAIAGNATARSQSDVNEGTTGLTWWCENGPEDRQNRNRALMPRVTCSGNIQVILRFPDCVQTSNIKNYAYTAANGGRCPSGMK is encoded by the exons ATGGTCAAGAATATTGATCCTATCGTTTATCCTGGGCAGTACCGTTCTCATATGCACTCATTCTTTGGATCCGATGCTGTGACCAAAAACCTGCCCACCACGGCCGACCGTGAGAAAGGCTGTGCCTCTGGAGAGAACCCCAACGATTTGTCAGTGTATT GGATTCCAACCCTTTACTATGTACGGGGACCAACCGACTCTGTGGAGGTAAATCCGGGCATGTTCAGCACATACTATGAAAACATCGACAAGGCCGAGATTCCATATTCACAAGACCTTTTTGCCATTGCAGGAAATGCAACAGCGAGAAGCCAGAGTGATGTGAACGAGGGCACCACTGGTCTGACATGGTGGTGTGAAAATGGGCCTGAGGACAGACAGAACCGTAACCGAGCTCTCATGCCTCGCGTGACGTGCAGCGGCAATATCCAAGTCATTCTTCGGTTTCCGGATTGCGTCCAGACAAGCAACATCAAGAACTATGCCTACACCGCAGCGAACGGTGGCCGTTGTCCCTCAGGTATGAAATGA
- a CDS encoding hypothetical protein (EggNog:ENOG503PC83; COG:S), whose amino-acid sequence MLFVGFWLMATASAVVILPGGEPKPYTSQYPILATTEDAYFRESAPNELWSVNNTVKVILSSHTTTNISNDAGLYPSGDSFIRGAIQAWGEHLHLVVRPEEVWFTILVQMNFYMTSHAEEVRELFVNHQGQREILVEDLTWYRILSRFRTEIQARVKTDWLMDWIMPNFSTTTESDVMTANILMMGLTKAYFKYIGKPVCGLPSVTLLGELSDWQKILAKLDRLPDFGPEPEEYKARLRPILSRFVTSFEQPDSPATQEFWNQIVTGKAGKVCGSPPVFLSGWITGFFFWNENGQAFARQKGDMLTLDGISYPVLDLEFAPVGYARAPFVMRNYQGQGDFPAYVAAGNLGKQVTTGPPAGYKEALLRTGGNVSLADDKARHATLRPLSAWMLYGPLSHEPRSGWFKEDELMDIQMSVKKYMTGDTCGLLAAP is encoded by the coding sequence ATGCTGTTTGTGGGATTCTGGCTGATGGCCACGGCCTCAGCCGTCGTTATACTTCCAGGGGGAGAACCAAAGCCCTACACAAGCCAGTATCCGATCTTGGCAACAACAGAAGACGCCTACTTTCGTGAATCCGCCCCCAATGAACTTTGGAGCGTCAACAACACCGTCAAGGTGATTCTGAGCTCACACACGACCACCAACATATCCAATGATGCCGGGCTGTATCCTTCTGGTGACTCTTTCATTCGCGGCGCAATACAGGCGTGGGGTGAGCATTTGCACCTGGTCGTGCGTCCCGAAGAGGTCTGGTTCACCATTTTGGTGCAGATGAACTTTTATATGACATCTCATGCCGAGGAAGTTCGAGAGCTATTCGTCAATCACCAAGGACAACGGGAGATTCTCGTCGAGGATCTCACATGGTACCGCATTTTAAGCCGTTTCAGAACAGAAATTCAAGCGAGAGTCAAAACCGATTGGTTGATGGACTGGATTATGCCCaacttctcaacaacaaccgagAGCGACGTTATGACGGCCAATATCCTAATGATGGGTCTGACCAAAGCCTACTTCAAATACATTGGAAAACCTGTCTGTGGTCTACCATCGGTTACGTTGCTCGGCGAGCTTTCAGACTGGCAGAAGATCCTAGCAAAGCTCGATCGTCTGCCTGACTTTGGCCCGGAGCCCGAAGAATACAAGGCCAGACTCCGTCCTATTCTTTCGAGATTTGTCACAAGCTTCGAACAACCCGATTCACCCGCCACGCAAGAGTTTTGGAACCAAATTGTGACAGGAAAAGCGGGCAAAGTGTGCGGATCACCGCCAGTATTTCTCTCTGGATGGATCACgggcttctttttctggaaCGAGAACGGCCAGGCTTTCGCGCGTCAAAAAGGCGACATGTTGACACTTGATGGCATCTCCTATCCCGTTCTTGACCTCGAATTTGCACCAGTGGGATACGCAAGAGCCCCATTTGTGATGCGGAACTACCAAGGTCAAGGGGATTTCCCTGCATACGTCGCGGCTGGCAATCTAGGGAAGCAGGTCACAACAGGTCCCCCGGCCGGGTACAAGGAGGCGTTGCTGAGGACTGGTGGCAATGTTAGCCTTGCCGATGACAAGGCTAGGCATGCGACTCTGAGGCCCTTGAGTGCATGGATGCTGTACGGCCCCCTCAGTCATGAGCCCCGATCAGGTTGGTtcaaggaggatgagttgATGGATATTCAGATGAGTGTCAAAAAGTACATGACTGGAGACACGTGCGGTTTGCTGGCCGCTCCTTGA
- a CDS encoding hypothetical protein (COG:S; EggNog:ENOG503P09Z) — MSALIPFSQATKVERLDSHTYKTNLLDSYCIGTVPNGGYSASCLLEAARLHLASKHQKDAMTSHFQFLNRTEVGPAIIIISETKPGRQFSMLHLTLYQRGLLDQAPWITKGTSRAEITAYLTMTDLSREQGLTLPTLQDDNWRELNLGASGAFGTYARVLDNCHFYFPKWGQEHPTVIDLWMRFKIPSEGFTNSSLGLVSDAFPYVVEAFRPPPGGETDKPFKATEMFWYPTIVMSLELKRSLPEEKGVEWLRLRMQSKEIRNGRLDLEVVIRDEKDELIGVSNQVNLILGSERNTGGREIGKI; from the exons ATGTCTGCCCTCATCCCTTTTTCCCAAGCCACCAAGGTGGAGAGACTCGACTCCCACACATACAAAACTAACCTGCTGGACTCCTATTGCATTGGAACCG TCCCCAATGGCGGGTATTCCGCTTCATGCCTGTTGGAGGCAGCCCGTTTGCATTTGgcatcaaaacaccaaaaagatGCCATGACGTCGCATTTCCAATTTCTCAATCGAACCGAAGTTGGCCCTgctatcatcatcatttcGGAAACCAAGCCAGGAAGACAGTTCTCGATGCTTCATCTGACACTTTACCAACGAGGACTACTCGACCAAGCGCCCTGGATTACCAAGGGAACGTCCCGGGCCGAGATCACGGCCTATCTGACCATGACGGATCTCTCCAGAGAGCAAGGACTCACACTGCCCACTTT GCAGGATGACAACTGGCGGGAGCTCAACCTTGGAGCTTCCGGAGCGTTTGGCACATACGCACGGGTTTTGGACAACTGCCATTTTTACTTTCCAAAGTGGGGACAGGAGCACCCGACTGTAATCGACCTGTGGATGCGATTCAAGATCCCGTCAGAAGGGTTcacaaactcctccctcggGCTCGTCAGTGATGCTTTCCCCTACGTCGTCGAAGCGTTTCGGCCCCCTCCAGGCGGCGAAACTGATAAGCCATTCAAAGCGACCGAGATGTTCTGGTATCCGACGATCGTGATGAGTCTGGAACTGAAACGTTCGCTGCccgaggaaaagggggttgagtGGCTCAGGTTGAGGATGCAAAGCAAAGAGATCAGAAACGGAAGACTGGACCTAGAAGTGGTGATTAGGGACGAAAAGGATGAGTTGATCGGGGTCAGCAACCAGGTCAATTTGATCCTGGGCAGCGAAAGAAACACCGGAGGCCGGGAGATTGGGAAGATCTGA
- a CDS encoding hypothetical protein (COG:S; EggNog:ENOG503PPKD), with translation MKSFTLLAGLLFSSTASSAVQGIKSPKPPSLNHLCSVNFTLGDAIPIGSGPRGIRLVIPILNGTFWGPRLKGTILPIGADWALLDPKYGLDPDKSFTADVRTTFKTHDGEFIQITLSGERQSDDARKRTLVRIGMETGSERYYWVNSLVGLGVVTRPAEEGREFELGMEFWQAQL, from the exons ATGAAGAGCTTCACACTTCTCGCAGGTCTTTTGTTCTCGTCCACGGCTTCATCAGCCGTGCAGGGCATAAagtcccccaaacccccgtCGCTGAACCATCTTTGCTCGGTCAATTTTACTTTGGGTGACGCTATCCCGATTGGAAGCGGACCAAGAGGCATTCGGCTGGTTATTCCCATCTTGAACGGCACCTTCTGGGGACCTAGACTTAAGG GTACCATCTTACCGATCGGCGCGGACTGGGCCCTGCTTGATCCGAAGTATGGCCTTGATCCAGACAAGAGCTTTACAGCTGATGTCAGGACCACATTCAAAACCCACGACGGGGAGTTTATCCAGATCACTCTTTCTGGGGAAAGACAGTCTGATGATGCACGGAAGCGGACTCTAGTCAGAATCGGCATGGAGACGGGAAGCGAACGGTACTACTGGGTGAATTCGTTGGTTGGGCTTGGAGTGGTGACGAGGCCCGCTGAGGAGGGCAGAGAGTTTGAACTTGGAATGGAGTTCTGGCAGGCTCAGCTTTGA
- a CDS encoding hypothetical protein (EggNog:ENOG503P32U; COG:S) — protein MTNAEPPPPPASGPENHPDEAPLLKTFTRLSKQVYVQEPVSSPPPCAHETDPTTVIIYGWGDAAPKHLSKYVTGYTTLFPYVRLVLIFSPILKTLYQTLESRSKTMIPVIEALYGPISSLGSSAVPSKAESKERILLQVMSNTGGMNLAATMYAFTRAQPTEPAQVFPYDLMVLDSTPGSTAFLPNIAPWSRAMAIGASRVLPFLPFIVIQAMAALFLATLHGVGQIMGATSAAVFSVAAVNDPSLSDITSKRLYLYSKEDDIIHWEDIERHAADAKSKGWDVSSETFEGTPHVGHMKAHPDKYWTAISAAWKDAVKKRDHR, from the coding sequence ATGACCAACGCCgaaccgccaccgcctcccgcCTCGGGGCCCGAGAATCATCCCGATGAAGCACCGTTGCTGAAAACCTTCACCCGCCTCAGCAAGCAAGTCTACGTTCAAGAGCCcgtttcctctcctcccccatgCGCTCACGAAACCGATCCAACAACCGTGATCATATATGGCTGGGGGGATGCCGCGCCGAAACATCTGTCCAAATATGTTACTGGCTACACGACGCTATTTCCCTATGTCCGCCTGGTCCTCATCTTCTCTCCGATCCTCAAGACGCTGTACCAGACCCTCGAGTCTCGTTCAAAAACCATGATACCCGTGATCGAGGCCCTCTACGGGCCCATTTCCTCCCTTGGCTCCTCTGCCGTGCCCTCCAAGGCCGAGTCCAAAGAACGAATCCTCCTGCAAGTCATGTCCAACACTGGAGGGATGAACCTGGCCGCCACCATGTACGCTTTTACTAGAGCCCAGCCCACTGAACCAGCTCAGGTGTTCCCCTATGACCTCATGGTCCTTGATTCAACACCAGGGAGCACCGCCTTCCTTCCCAACATTGCTCCTTGGTCACGAGCCATGGCAATAGGAGCTTCGAGAGTCTTGCCCTTTCTCCCCTTTATCGTCATCCAGGCGATGGCGGCGCTGTTCCTCGCAACGCTGCATGGCGTTGGTCAGATCATGGGAGCTACTTCTGCAGCAGTGTTTTCTGTAGCCGCCGTAAACGATCCATCATTGTCCGACATCACCTCGAAACGGCTATACCTCTACAGCAAAGAAGACGACATCATTCATTGGGAGGATATTGAAAGGCACGCGGCAGATGCAAAAAGCAAGGGATGGGACGTGTCGTCCGAGACCTTTGAGGGCACCCCCCATGTTGGCCACATGAAAGCTCACCCGGACAAGTACTGGACTGCCATCAGCGCAGCATGGAAAGATGCAGTCAAGAAACGAGACCATCGGTGA
- a CDS encoding hypothetical protein (EggNog:ENOG503PQYE) produces MIDAQELRRRWSDKTEAVFTSADLSNYVEIPARNYERTFDFQGCKSIVFLKGERTGTEEDVILMSQGTGRMVLPAGVQVLVTDGYTKCSSNPTNAARSGSTVTSSTPKPLVGKDDGWTVVAQADGY; encoded by the exons ATGATTGACGCCCAGGAACTT CGTCGCCGTTGGTCGGACAAGACCGAAGCCGTCTTCACCTCTGCGGACCTCAGCAACTACGTCGAAATCCCCGCCCGCAACTATGAGCGCACATTCGACTTTCAGGGCTGCAAGTCCATCGTCTTTCTCAAGGGCGAGCGCACCGGTACCGAAGAGGATGTGATCCTCATGTCCCAGGGCACCGGCCGCATGGTCCTTCCTGCCGGTGTGCAAGTTCTCGTCACCGACGGCTACACCAAGTGCAGCTCTAATCCTACCAACGCCGCTCGTTCTGGCTCCACCGtcacctcttccacccctaAGCCTCTCGTGGGTAAGGATGACGGTTGGACTGTTGTTGCCCAAGCCGATGGTTACTAG
- a CDS encoding hypothetical protein (EggNog:ENOG503NW29; COG:I; COG:Q), translating into MASHLMLWALLLVGVYLLATVWHRRFKQYAHFPQLTPSFIWGHMKTIHEFTVKNNDLPDLHIDWIFCDMVKAAGNPSVLLVDLWPARYPMAVISSHEVAEQLSKATKQYPWSAPKSPTIADLVDLIGPHSILSKQREEWKSMRKQYNPGFAPKHLMTLLPCIIDKTEIFLGRLNKLCENGQSFPLTDLIISLTFDIIGAVTMDIDFDAQIPDSSREGEFIRVYDQLVQTFHGRSNMLPWWCYPKLALKRFRLGKKVDSLLEQMIRLKHGEEQPQEKRSVLSLSLQGRDVLDEQLLAQTIDQVKTFLFAGHDTTSILLAWAFYFLHRYPKAHEALVAELDALFGPESGESFELMKHKLLSPGGDELLNNMAYTTAVIKETLRLCPPAGTARMAPPGSNFVVQTPEGQHLCLDGMVVYNCATIIQRDAQVFGDTADEFMPDRWLGDKSGIMSSSNNGDSTIEEDRRFPASSWRPFERGPRNCIGQDLATIEARVIIAFVARKYTFSKVGLGELERNEKGTFILEPTGKCRLKGKPVYNNQQVTAKPVDGMLMTVTTK; encoded by the exons ATGGCAAGCCATCTTATGCTCTGGGCCTTGCTCTTGGTTGGCGTGTATCTTTTGGCGACGGTGTGGCATCGCAGGTTCAAGCAGTATGCCCACTTTCCACAGCTTACCCCGTCTTTTATTTGGGGACACATGAAGACCATTCATGAGTTTACAGTCAAAAACAATGACCTGCCTGATCTGCATATTG ACTGGATCTTCTGTGACATGGTGAAAGCTGCCGGTAACCCTTCTGTGCTTCTCGTCGACCTCTGGCCAGCCAGGTATCCCATGGCCGTCATTTCGTCTCATGAGGTGGCCGAGCAGCTGTCGAAAGCGACGAAGCAGTATCCTTGGAGCGCTCCAAAATCCCCTACCATAGCCGACCTTGTGGACCTCATCGGGCCTCACTCCATCTTGTCCAAGCAGCGAGAGGAATGGAAGTCGATGAGAAAGCAGTACAACCCTGGATTCGCGCCGAAGCACCTCATGACCTTGCTCCCCTGTATCATTGACAAGACTGAGATCTTCCTCGGTAGACTGAACAAGCTCTGCGAAAATGGCCAATCTTTTCCCTTGACCGACCTCATTATCAGCTTGACATTTGACATCATCGGGGCGGTGACGATGGACATCGACTTTGACGCCCAGATCCCCGACTCTTCCAGAGAGGGCGAGTTCATCAGGGTTTATGACCAACTAGTCCAGACATTTCATGGAAGAAGCAACATGCTTCCGTGGTGGTGTTATCCAAAGCTGGCCCTCAAACGATTCCGTCTTGGGAAAAAGGTCGACTCCCTTCTGGAACAGATGATTCGGCTGAAGCATGGCGAGGAGCAGCCACAGGAAAAGCGCAGTGTGCTGAGCCTGTCACTGCAGGGACGCGACGTGCTCGACGAGCAGCTGCTGGCTCAGACAATCGATCAGGTAAAGACGTTCCTGTTTGCAGGGCACGACACAACCTCGATTCTTCTCGCTTGGGCATTCTACTTTCTTCACCGGTACCCCAAAGCGCACGAGGCACTAGTTGCAGAGCTGGATGCCCTCTTCGGCCCCGAATCAGGTGAAAGCTTCGAGCTGATGAAGCACAAGCTGCTGAGTCCGGGAGGGGATGAATTGCTCAACAACATGGCctacaccaccgccgtcatCAAGGAGACGCTGCGCCTATGCCCACCAGCTGGTACGGCAAGGATGGCGCCACCAGGAAGCAATTTCGTTGTGCAAACCCCTGAAGGACAACACCTGTGTCTCGATGGCATGGTGGTTTATAACTGCGCCACCATCATACAGCGAGACGCTCAAGTGTTTGGTGATACTGCGGACGAGTTCATGCCCGACAGATGGCTAGGCGACAAGAGCGGGATTATGAGCTCGAGCAACAACGGGGACAGCACCATCGAAGAAGACAGACGGTTTCCCGCCAGCTCTTGGAGACCGTTTGAACGCGGTCCCAGAAATTGCATCGGCCAGGACCTTGCCACGATCGAAGCAAGGGTCATCATTGCGTTTGTGGCAAGAAAATACACCTTTTCCAAGGTGGGCTTGGGAGAGCTGGAAAGGAATGAAAAGGGAACTTTCATTCTTGAACCAACAGGAAAATGCCGTCTCAAGGGCAAACCAGTGTACAAT AATCAACAGGTGACTGCTAAGCCGGTAGATGGGATGCTGATGACGGTGACGACGAAGTGA
- the FBA1 gene encoding Fructose-bisphosphate aldolase 1 (EggNog:ENOG503NVQC; COG:G; BUSCO:EOG092635YY) — MGILDELNLPAGVIYGDHVLQLFQHARKVGFAIPAVNVTSSSTVVAALEAARDSKAPIILQTSQGGAAYFAGKGIKDSSEKREASVAGAIAAAHYIRAVAPSYGIPVVLHTDHCAKKLLPWFDGMLEEDEKFFKKNGTPLFSSHMLDLSEESVEENIETCVRYLKRMAPLKQWLEMEIGITGGEEDGVDNSGVDNSALYTQPEDILQIYNAFKDISPYFSIAAGFGNVHGVYAPGNVKLHPELLGKHQAYVKEQLKFSEDKPVFFVFHGGSGSSLSDYHTAISHGVIKVNVDTDLQWAYLTGIRDYVTNNIDYLKTQVGNPEGGNKPNKKKYDPRVWVREGEKTMKAKVEDCLKAFKTAGTL, encoded by the exons ATGGGCATCCTCGAT GAGCTTAACCTCCCCGCCGGAGTCATCTAC GGCGACCATGTTCTCCAGCTTTTCCAGCACGCCCGCAAGGTCGGGTTTGCGATTCCTGCCGTGAACGTCACCTCGAGCTCGACTGTTGTGGCCGCCCTTGAGGCTG CCCGTGACTCCAAGGctcccatcatcctccagaCATCGCAAGGTGGAGC CGCCTACTTCGCTGGAAAGGGCATCAAGGACAGCTCTGAGAAGCGTGAGG CCTCCGTTGCTGGCGCGATAGCTGCCGCCCACTACATCCGTGCCGTCGCCCCTTCGTACGGCATCCCCGTGGTGCTCCACACCGATCACTGCGCGAAGAAGCTCCTTCCATGGTTCGATGGCAtgctcgaggaggacgagaagtTCTTCAAGAAGAACGGCACGCCCCTTTTCAGCAGTCACATGCTTGATCTCTCGGAGGAATCCGTCGAAGAGAACATTGAGACTTGCGTCCGTTACCTGAAGCGCATGGCTCCTCTTAAGCAGTGGCTCGAGATGGAGATTGGTATCactggcggcgaggaggacggtgTCGATA ACTCTGGTGTTGACAACTCCGCTTTGTACACACAGCCCGAGGACATCTTGCAGATCTACAACGCCTTCAAGGACATCTCACCGTATTTCAGCATTGCTGCTGGCTTCGGCAATGTTCACGGCGTCTACGCCCCTGGAAATGTCAAGCT TCACCCTGAGTTGTTGGGCAAGCACCAGGCCTATGTCAAGGAGCAGCTGAAGTTCTCCGAGGACAAGCCCGTCTTCTTTGTCTTCCAT GGCGGATCTGGTTCTTCCTTGTCCGACTACCACACTGCGATCAGCCATGG TGTCATCAAGGTGAATGTAGACACCGACTTGCAGTGGGCTTACCTGACGGGCATCAGAGATTatgtcaccaacaacatTGACTATCTCAAGACCCAAGTCGGAAACCCCGAAGGCGGGAACAAgcccaacaagaagaag TACGACCCTCGTGTCTGGGTCAGAGAGGGTGAGAAGACCATGAAGGCCAAGGTTGAGGACTGCCTCAAGGCGTTCAAGACTGCCGGCACCTTGTAA